The sequence ATGAATTGCAGACTTCTGGACATCGGCGATGAATGAGAAGACTCAGGGCCAGAACTTGTCTTCGGATCAAAGCCACAACAATTACATGTATATCAACCCAATCGCTTTGGAGGAGAAACCAAACAAGAAGTCCAAAGACTTTGCCGATTTCACAGAGAAGATCAAAACCCCTCAAAGCATCATATGCTCTATGCGTAACGGAAATAGTAGACCGAAGGAAACCCTGGAGGGTAAGGGTCAGATTAAGATTCTGCCTCATCGAGACTCAAAATTCATGCGAGCCCCCCCTAGGCCCCCGAACTCGGGTTCAGGCCCTGGAATGGGTCTCCTCTTCTCATCTCCCCCCCTGGACAAAATGGAGGAAGAAAGAGAGGAGGCACAGGACAAAGAAGGGAGGAAGTCACCTCCTCCATTAAGGCCTCCTGCTCCTCTCTGGCCCAACTCCTCCAGGAATAGTTTTGATGGAACAGAGAAGGAACCAAAACCTCTGAGAGGAACCAAACCAGAAGGATTGAGAGAGGAAGAGGAAACACTGCTGGATGAAGCATGGAACAACAAATATCAAGAGGCGGCTAAACCGTTTAGCCCTCAGCCTTTAGTGAAGAGACCGACTCCACCAGTACCTCAGCCAAGGAAAAAAGTATCGTCTTTTGAGGGTGCCAATCAGAGTGCTGGGATGAGAGTAGGCCCTCCCACCCGGACCAGCCGTCCAGACAGTTCACCGTACTCCCCTCAAGGGGCCACTGTGTTAGGAACTGATCTGGACTCAGCCTCTAACAGCAGCACGGAAGAAGAAGATCTGAACCAGTCACAAGATAAAAACTCGAAGTAGGTCTGGGTCATCTGATTTGACAATATCCATAACACTGTAAGAAtgggatgttctcattcatcaggtCATTGTCGTCTCGGGGCGTTCGATCGGTCGCGACTGGACTGTCTCGTTTGTCTTAGACGTTTCAACGCTCATCAGGGTAGACTTTATCAGTTCatgatcatagacttagattggtcacatctagtctgagacttctAAGACAAACGGAACACTCCAGTTTGGTTTGACATAGAAGGTTCGCCTCATCCAAGTCGGCTTTATCAGTTCACGCTCATAGACGTAGATTTGTCAGAAATACTCCTAGACTTAgagtggtcagatctagtcttgagttggattggtcggatctagtctgagaattaggcgaaacgtcttctaaagACAAACCGAACATTCCAGTTCGGTTTCGCTTAGAAGAcatttcgcctctcatccaagtctGCTATCAGTTCACGCTCATAGACGTAGATTCGTCAGAAATACTCCTAGACTTAGAGTGGTCAGTTCTAGTCTcgagttagattggtcagatctagtctgagacttctGAGACGTCTTctaaagacaaaccaaacagtccagttcgGTTTGCCTTctaagacgtttcgcctctcatccaagtcgGCTTTGtccgttcatgctcatagacttagattggtcagaaatagtcctggacttagattggtcacatctagtcttgattTAGATTGTTTACAGCTAGTCTGACACTTAGGCAAAACGTCTTCTAAAGATAGTTTAGTTTGGTTTGACATAGaagttttgcctctcatccaagtcgGCTTTATCCGTTCATGCGCATAGACGTAGATTGGTTAGAAATAGTcagtggtcagatctagtctgagacttaggcAAAATGTCTTCTAAAGACAAACCAAACGGTCCAGTTCGGTTTgacttagaagacgtttcgcctctcatccaagtcgGCTTTGtccgttcatgctcatagacttagattggtcagaaatagtcctggacttagattggtcacatctagtcttgattTAGATTGTTTACAGCTAGTCTGACACTTAGGCAAAACGTCTTCTAAAGACAGTTTAGTTTGGTTTGACATAGaagttttgcctctcatccaagtcgGCTTTATCCGTTCATGCGCATAGACGTAGATTGGTTAGAAATAGTcagtggtcagatctagtctgagacttaggcAAAATGTCTTCTAAAGACAAACCAAACGGTCCAGTTCGGTTTgacttagaagacgtttcgcctctcatccaagtcgGCTTTGtccgttcatgctcatagacttagattggtcagaaatAGTCCAAGACTTAGAGTGATCAGAAATAGTCTcgagttagattggtcagatctagtctgagacttaggcgaaacgtcttctaaagacaaaccaaacagtccagtttggTTTGCCATGGAAGAGGTTTCGCCTCAGCCTTTAtccgttcatgctcatagacttagattgttcagatctagtctagactagatctgaccaagattgttcagatctagtctggagtagatctgaccaatctaagtctaacattCAGGCGAAACGTCttcaagacaaaccaaacagtccagttgcgattgactGAATGCCCTGAGACCTGTATGAATGTTGTGAGACAACCATTTCTAATAATGCTATTGCTCTATTCTAATGTCTTATCTGTGTCTACTACTTTGActtagaagacgtttcgtctCTCATCCAAGTcggctttatcagttcatgctcattgacttagattggtcagaaatAGCCTCGagttagattggttagatctagtctgagacttagacgaaacgtcttctaaagacaaaccaaacagtccagaaCATGCAGAATTGTTTACAGGCAAATCTGTCAAGAATAGTTTGAAACATTGTAAGTAGttcgttagttagttagttacttTGTTACTCAGTCGGGGTCCTCAAAAAAACAGATTCTCACTTCACTCGTGATTCTTATTAATTCCGattgtaaatcaattcataattttcaaaaatgtgtttatgGATTTTTTGTTCAGCATCAACTTTTAAAACATCAAAGAATATATTAAGGGAATCGGTTTGAGTCGAAAATTGCGCTGAGTCAATAATGGATTCTGGTTGGAATTGTCAACCCCAAGAACCGGAATTGAATCATGAGTTGTTGTAAGATGCACATCTCAGGTAGATAGTGAACGACCTTCCTTCTGACTTGACTCTTTCTCTTATGCTAGTAACACTTCAGAGAGTCATCAGAACAAAGTAAAAAGAACACCAACACCCACCTTCGTGTTGGGCAGAGCTCGTACTCGCCTGTCCACGGTCATAACTGGACTCATCAGTAACGACCGTCGCCTCTCACAACGCATCGTGGAGCTGGCCAGGAACCCTCAGAGCTATTTCGGTAACCTGGTGAGGGGAACTAGCCTTGACATATACTATttgaagcttttaaaaaaaatatccatcaaCTGCAGTTTTTTGGTTTGACCTGTAGGTGAAAGATCACCGAACATTCACCCTTGAGACCATGTCCAACCACTCCATGTCGAGTGAGCTGTTACAGGAGATAAGGCAGATGATGACTCAGCTGAAGAGTTACCTGCTCCAGAGTACCGAACTGCAAACCATGATGGACCCACAGCATCAATGTTCACAAGAGAAACTGGGTATGTACTTCAGCGCGGTCTGCAACCCACTTGTGCAAAACATTATAGGCTCAGAAGGAGTTCTAGTTTGATAGACAGTCATAAATTAACcggtgagagttggactccgccaaggctgccctttgtcacccattctgttcggaacttttatggacagaatttctaggcgcagtcaaggcgttgaggggttccggtttggtggctgcaggttttggtctctgctttttgcagatgatgtggtcctgatggcttcatctggccaggattttcagctctcactagatcggttcgcagccgagtgtgaagcaaccgggatgagaatcagcacctccaattccaagtcatggttctcacccggaaaagggtggagttccatttccgggttggggaggagagtctgccccaagtgaaggtgttgaagtacctaggagtcttgttcacgagtgagggaagagtggatggtgagatcgacaggcggatcggtgcggcgtcttcagtaatgcggacgctgtaccgatccgttgtggtgaagaaggagctgagccggaaggcaaagctctcaatttaccggtcgatctacgttcccatcctcacctatggtcatgagctttgggtcatgaccgaaaggataagaccacgagtacaagcggcccaaataagtttcctccgccgggtggcgggtctctcccttagagatagggtgagaagctctgccatccgggaggaactcaaagtaaagccactgctcctccacatcaagaggagccagatgaggtggttcgggcatctggtcaggatgccacccgggaTATatctacggggaagacccaggagacgttgggaagactatgtctctcggctggcctgggaacgcctcgggatcccccgggaagagcaacccgaccttggataagcggaagacgatggatggatggatgaaattaagTTTTTCCAcaaatacacaatgttgacatctatagttatattttgataaacaatcataaaggaatctttcagcacatacaaaatgttttgataaaGATGAGAAAAACATGCTACTCGTAAACGGCAcgttcaaaaacaacaacaaaatatggtTGTAGACATGAAGTTAAATCTTGAAATGCAAACTTACCCGCGCAAAATGGGTGCATATTTATGCGGGACAGTCTTAATCCCAATGTCCTTGACCCAGACCCACACAAAGATGTTCTAAACCTCCATGTTTTTACacattttcatctgttttgtcaagTAGAATGATGTCCGGAGCACTATATAGTTTATGTCTGGGAACGCAACCAACAGATAATCCCTCGACAAATCTTTATTGATAAAGTAAAGGGATCTACTCCAGATTGATTTTTTTTGctggtatctgctttttgcagggaagatttaagcctcttttgtactccGTTTGCAcgcttggcttggttgaccaccactggtttgcACTTCCAGGAAGAAGTCATGCGACAAAATACAAGCAATGTCATGTTGTTCAGAACAGTTATTGCAGAGGGAATGAACGAATTCTGGTAGATGTGTTTTTGAGCCAGTGGCGTTCTTACTCGTCCGCCTGACGGCAGGGACGTCGAGGGTGGTGCAGGCAGGGGTGGTCGGGGTCCTCAGTTTTGAGGACGGCCTTCTTTTCCAATGTGCGCTAGGACAGTTCAGTCAAGAGGAAGTTGGTCTGTTCTGGCTATTTTCCTGGCCGGATATGTGACGCGGGAGACTTTTGTTTCGGTGGTAGCAGTCAGGAAGTTGAACCAGGATGAGATGTTTTGGATTAGTGTAGATTCGATAAGTGACCTGTAAACAAGTGTTAAAAGTCCCCAGTTTCCGGAGCAAATGTAGACGCTGTTGTGTCCTTTTGAAGACCCGAGTCAGCGAAGAGATGCGGGTTGCTACTTTGATGCATGAAGGCTTGGATCTCTCGCCAAAACATTGACTCATTCGTATAATATCTAATCATCCATCTCATTATTGTGAATTAATTGTATTATTAGACAATGCCGGGGGCCACGATGACTCCTTGTCTCGGTAGCTGTACCCATGGAGTTCCAGAAGGCCGACCTTGGCTGTACTGTACATGTAGTCCAAGGTAGCATCACGTAAGATAAAAGGCTAAGACATGTGTGTGTGCTGTCCCTGCAGAGAGCATCGTTGAGGCAGCTCTATGCAAAAGCGTCCTGAAGCCACTGAGGGACCCTATTTACGAGAACCTGGAAAGACTGCACTTCACCAACGGCAGCCTTAAGCAAATGGCACAGAAGCAGGTACAACAACATCGGTTTGCcctttttttgggaaaatgaaaaACACCGATGTCCGTGTGGTTCTGTGTCAATTAGTCTCTAGTTCTCGGCAGCACCACCACGGCCCTAGGAGTTACCACCGCGGTCCCGGAAACCTCGGCGATGGAGAAGATTAGCATCAAATTCAGTAATCTCCATCTTGAGTACTCTCCTCAAAAGAAGACTGAACTCCTGCTAAAGGCCTGCAAGATCATCTATGACTCGATGTCTGTCAGCTCTCCAGGTAAGGGCACAAGACAAACATCCCGTACTAGCAGCCACTTGGCACACCACTCTCTCGGCTCCAGGCAAAGGCGGTGGCACACCCTCCCCTCTCTTTGTCTTGCCCTGTCTTCTTTAACCTTCTTCTAGCCTTGTTTTGCACTGCTCCCCAAAATCTAAACAATGAAACTAAATTGACAAGATCTCAGGTTCGGGGGGACCTGCCCCTCCTGACTGAACGGTTGTTGCAGGAAACACGACGGCCTCTTAGGACAAGAGGAGTGCCACCTGCCTGGCGACCCACCCTCTCAGTCTAGGACGTTAAAGATGTCTTCTTATTTGGAACCATAACAGGACGTCTGCGGATTGGAGTAAGTGTTGCCgcggtgtatcgacaaattggaagaCGCTGGCAGCCCTTCAAGATACCAAAATACTGCCAGAAATATTTGGGGATGCGGGCTAAGCCTGGACAGTCAGACTTTAGTGATTTCGGACTAAATCATGAACTGGACAACATCCTACAATTAAAGAGAAAAGGTAGGAATTTATTGTTCGCTCgttcaaaaactgacattcttATCTGGATTGGTTTCGTGCGACGTGGCAAGGTCGTGGCTTCAATATTCCCCTCAAGAAGAATGCAGCGAAGACAAAACAAACTCCTTccctgtcaacaacacccagggatTGAACTCTGTTCACCACGCCAGTGGAGTGAATCCCCTggcccatcaatcaatcaatcaaagttttacttatatagccctaaattacgagtgtctcaaagggctgaacaagccacaacgacatccttgggcaacccacatcaggacaagaaaaaaaactcaacccaatgggatgacaatgagaaaccttggagtaatagtgagagtccagtccatagtggatctaacataatagtgagagtccagtccatggtggagctaacaaaatatttgagagtccagtccatagtggatctaacataatagtgtgagagtccagtccatagtggatctaacataatagtgagagtccagtccatagtggatctaacataatagtgagagtccagtccatggtggagctaacaaaatatttgagagtccagtccatagtggatctaacataatagtgtgagagtccagtccatagtggatctaacataatagtgagagtccagtccatagtggatctaacataatagtgagagtccagtccatagtgaatctaacataatagtgtgagagtccagtccatagtggatctaacataatagtgtgacagtccagtccatagtggatctaacataatagtgagagcccagtccatggtggagctaacaaaatatttgagagtccagtccatagtggatctaacataatagtgtgagagtccagtccatagtggatctaacataatagtgagagtccagtccatagtggatctaacataatagtgagagtccagtccatggtggagctaacaaaatatttgagagtccagtccatagtggatctaacataatagtgtgagagtccagtccatagtggatctaacataatagtgagagtccagtccatagtggatctaacataatagtgagagtccagtccatagtgaatctaacataatagtgtgagagtccagtccatagtggatctaacataatagtgtgacagtccagtccatagtggatctaacataatagtgagagcccagtccatggtggagctaacaaaatatttgagagtccagtccatagtggatctaacataatagtgacagtccagtccatagtggatctaacataatagtgagagtccagtccatagtggatctaacataatagtgagagtccagtccatggtggagctaacaaaatatttgagagtccagtccatagtggatctaacataatagtgtgagagtccagtccatagtggatctaacataatagtgagagtccagtccatagtggatctaacataatagtgagagtccagtccatagtgaatctaacataatagtgtgagagtccagtccatagtggatctaacataatagtgtgacagtccagtccatagtggatccaacataatagtgagagcccagtccatggtggagctaacaaaatatttgagagtccagtccatagtggatctaacataatagtgagagtccagtccatagtggatctaacataatagtgagagtccagtccatggtggagctaacaaaatatttgagagtccagtccatagtggatctaacataatagtgtgagagtccagtccatagtggatctaacataatagtgagagtccagtccatagtggatctaacataatagtgagagtccagtccatagtgaatctaacataatagtgtgagagtccagtccatagtggatctaacataatagtgtgacagtccagtccatagtggatctaacataatagtgagagcccagtccatggtggagctaacaaaatatttgagagtccagtccatagtggatctaacataatagtgacagtccagtctatagtggatctaacataatagtgagagtccagtccatattggatctaacataatagtgagagtccagtccatagtggatctaacataatagtgagagtccagtccatagtggatctaacataatagtgagagtccagtccatagtggatctaacataatagtgagagtccagtccatagtggatctaacataatagtgagagtccagttcatagtggatctaacataatagtgtgacagtccagtccatagtggatctaacataatagtgagagtccagtccatagtggatataacataatagtgagagtccagtccatagtggatataacataatagtgagagcccagtccatggtggagctaacaaaatatttgagagtccagtccatagtggctgccgcccttttatacAATGCGAGATGATTATTTCAtggtgcccagctgggcgacccgcGCACCTGATAACGATTGCGGCGTCTCTCCCGGCGCGCCCCACCTCGCCGCTCGCTtgccgtccacgcctccttgcctcctcgccgccatcttggtccgggctccggcgtgccctgcctcgctgtcggactgtcaggttcaaacactgatgacatctattaatcagacaagaagcaaggaaccaagcagagacagagttcaatatagctcatgaggagaacgcatggagctgaacacttagtcacagtctcgccctacgctctatggttcagctcccacgtccctctttt comes from Nerophis ophidion isolate RoL-2023_Sa linkage group LG24, RoL_Noph_v1.0, whole genome shotgun sequence and encodes:
- the rin3 gene encoding ras and Rab interactor 3 isoform X1 — protein: MMEASLDSEANGHANTPQSSPLPPPSIPTPVPSSRPGRPKPPPPTVKSSLLPSRPPPPPFSLPLVSKPTSPLPSYPPSPSSLPPPLSPQPCSLSPSTFILPEPPPTFVPSPPPCSAQALSPSLSSCPNIPTLILPPSPTPPVLSFIDRLVESTSVWLTRGLSREQVGCILEKETAGAFLVQSTEDHNMTLSVRVPENQDLSPVQNLNVQQYKTFLHLEGSSLVFDDIYKLVSFYCVSRDILAAPLHLPPAISLAKQREDLETISALGTDFWTSAMNEKTQGQNLSSDQSHNNYMYINPIALEEKPNKKSKDFADFTEKIKTPQSIICSMRNGNSRPKETLEGKGQIKILPHRDSKFMRAPPRPPNSGSGPGMGLLFSSPPLDKMEEEREEAQDKEGRKSPPPLRPPAPLWPNSSRNSFDGTEKEPKPLRGTKPEGLREEEETLLDEAWNNKYQEAAKPFSPQPLVKRPTPPVPQPRKKVSSFEGANQSAGMRVGPPTRTSRPDSSPYSPQGATVLGTDLDSASNSSTEEEDLNQSQDKNSNNTSESHQNKVKRTPTPTFVLGRARTRLSTVITGLISNDRRLSQRIVELARNPQSYFGNLVKDHRTFTLETMSNHSMSSELLQEIRQMMTQLKSYLLQSTELQTMMDPQHQCSQEKLESIVEAALCKSVLKPLRDPIYENLERLHFTNGSLKQMAQKQSLVLGSTTTALGVTTAVPETSAMEKISIKFSNLHLEYSPQKKTELLLKACKIIYDSMSVSSPGRAHGADDFLPVMMYVLGRSNLAALMLDVEYMMELMDPALTIGEGSYYLTTTYGALEHIKKFDQQKSAPRQLSREVQDSIQRWERRRTVNLESLAQNPVQEFLTVFSPEIGRNPKTFAILPTTTVLQLAEECAARFQQDSYILSVLVDGVLRSPADTELALAVKYQGFVYHPADQSDKPTVRSCPKGPPPRPPAHSNLKNIPDGREAEESLISW
- the rin3 gene encoding ras and Rab interactor 3 isoform X2; its protein translation is MTLSVRVPENQDLSPVQNLNVQQYKTFLHLEGSSLVFDDIYKLVSFYCVSRDILAAPLHLPPAISLAKQREDLETISALGTDFWTSAMNEKTQGQNLSSDQSHNNYMYINPIALEEKPNKKSKDFADFTEKIKTPQSIICSMRNGNSRPKETLEGKGQIKILPHRDSKFMRAPPRPPNSGSGPGMGLLFSSPPLDKMEEEREEAQDKEGRKSPPPLRPPAPLWPNSSRNSFDGTEKEPKPLRGTKPEGLREEEETLLDEAWNNKYQEAAKPFSPQPLVKRPTPPVPQPRKKVSSFEGANQSAGMRVGPPTRTSRPDSSPYSPQGATVLGTDLDSASNSSTEEEDLNQSQDKNSNNTSESHQNKVKRTPTPTFVLGRARTRLSTVITGLISNDRRLSQRIVELARNPQSYFGNLVKDHRTFTLETMSNHSMSSELLQEIRQMMTQLKSYLLQSTELQTMMDPQHQCSQEKLESIVEAALCKSVLKPLRDPIYENLERLHFTNGSLKQMAQKQSLVLGSTTTALGVTTAVPETSAMEKISIKFSNLHLEYSPQKKTELLLKACKIIYDSMSVSSPGRAHGADDFLPVMMYVLGRSNLAALMLDVEYMMELMDPALTIGEGSYYLTTTYGALEHIKKFDQQKSAPRQLSREVQDSIQRWERRRTVNLESLAQNPVQEFLTVFSPEIGRNPKTFAILPTTTVLQLAEECAARFQQDSYILSVLVDGVLRSPADTELALAVKYQGFVYHPADQSDKPTVRSCPKGPPPRPPAHSNLKNIPDGREAEESLISW